cccaatcagagcatgtattacgtattaaataaaactcctcaatgatatacgatatgcttcccgtgcggtgcttgattgtttgcttttctctgtctctctcacgctTTCTGactgacggaggaggtgtgagcagaggggctgtttgcctagaggatacggacgctcctgtaaaaaatgctgaaactaccttcacattgctcccttctttgtggcctctttatcgcggtgcgcatacttaaaagcccaacagcacgtattgattttttgattgtttgcttttctctctctgacattctatgctcctgacatgcattcctttgaagatgaagatatgtttgcatcattttaattgtgagaaagaactgtcatctctgtcttgtcatggagcacagtttaaacttttgactaaagggtgttatttcatgtctagagggctctaataaagttaaaaaaacttatttagaaggtcgtaaacaggttttcaatgctctatctgcgaaaatattagatttataaataaagaatcctacttcgtggaaattcatttatctgtctggagcggattaaccgtgacaaacaagggtttactgtgcggagaatatttataaacagtgtgggagagtttctaagggcttaaaacatataaaaataaccatacaaacatatggtttctacttcgcggattttcacctatcacggggggttctagaacgcaactcctgcgatcgaggagggattactgtaaatattgttttcgatgttgtcattttttttccttcatttcataGACTCCAAGTGCAGTGCATGGTACGTCACCATATACCTgtgcaatcaataaaatattcttgAATCAATCTCCCGCAAtcggtgttttgtatttttatgtttcctgcccttgtcattcagatgttttgtgcatcagaaaatgtttagattgtgGCAATTTTATATTGATAAAATGACTTTACATTTTGGCTGTCATGTCCGTGTATGATGTTTCATGGACTTGGCATTTTGATGGCACTGACATATTCAGCGATGTAAATACTTGCTATTGAGGCATGGattgaggattttgaagaagttacctgcttttgctggtcatccatgatgttttgccagtgttttgagaaatgcacttgctgttatgcaaatgttaagtctgttgtgagaaatgcaccaaagcaactgagaaaaactgtaacagCTGGGGCAGCAGACATCTCTGTGTGTCTTCTGCTTTGTCTTCCTTTTTTCTCTTATGTCAGACAATAAAATCAGTACATTACATTTTCATTGTTGTCTGAATACATTATGGTGTCCCATTTctcataacattattattattttaaataattttccttCTATATATTAATTGATATTCTTCACAAATGTGGTCCCCCATGCTAACCCTAGCATGCTGTTGTGACATCCTATTCAGATCTTAAAACATTTCTCTTTGAAccctgaatgtttcattttatttgtatttcaatCTTCTTAAATAGCCACATTTGGACTCACCCTTGACACACAGCTGATGAATGTGTTTGGTTTGTAAAGACtcttatcatttataaatgatgACCTAAATTAGCTTAATAGTCTTATAAAGCCCCTCTACATTGGTCTGTCATGTGAGGGCTCTCTTTTTAGTCTCCTGTCCTCCTCGACTGTCCCTCCCCAGTATCTGATTGGAGAGCTTTGGCTGTCAGCTGACGTCACAAAATGACTTCTTCATTGTCAGGGTTAAGAACGGCTGTCTGCACTCAGCCCAGGCGTCAGCCATCAGATGACATCCCAGAGATGGTACAAGTTCATTACTACTCAGATAAGGCCCCATCTCCAAAGCTCCGAAACAAAAATATTCCCCTTCCGAGTCCTTCATGAAATCTTACGTGTTACTGATAATAGCTGATATAGGAGGACCACTTTCAACATCCAGAATTGATAAGAGACTTATCACAAGAAAGAAAGTCATTTATGAATATGAAGACCACTGTTGTCTGAAAAGCGTTAATCACATTTAGGACAACAATGACGTTTTTTCTTGCCCCTATAAGTTGTTGAAGAAGATTCTTGCTGTTTGTGAAATGTGTTGTATTCCAGTGTGAGTACATATGTGGCTCTGAGGTTACCTTACATCTACGATCTGTTTACCACATCCCATGTTTTCTCCACTAttcttatgtatttattaacTACTTTCAACTGGAGTCGTAACCTCATtcagaatatttttctttaattttttggttgAGGACCCAAGAGAAAGATGATTTGTCAATTCTGGGACATGCTTTACTCAAATATGACTTTGTGTGCATCTCTGAAATTTTTTTCTGGAAGAGTATTCAGAACAGGCGTTCTGCTTCTCTCCGATGTGGATCCTTATGTGGCTCTTAAGCGTGTTTTGAcatgagaattgtttgccacattctggagAGCAATGGGGTATTCTCACCCTAGTGAATTCTCATTTGGTCGTTAAGAGTCTTGCTGTTTGAGAAGTGCTTGCATCATACAACGTGAGCTTTTGCATGCCTTTGCAAACTTGAAATGTACAAAAACCTTTTACCATattgagaacagcaatatggcttctctccagtatgaatttgcATGTGCCTTTGAGAGCTGCATTTgtcagaaaactgtttgccacattcttaACAACAatcaggtttttctcctgtgtggattcttctgtgcttCTTAAGAACGCTTATTTGTGAGAACAACTTACCACACTCTGGACAagaatgaggtttttctcctgtgtggattcttctgtgcgtCTGAAGATGGCTTATTTGTGAGAACGACTTatgacattctggacaacaatgaggtttttctcctgtgtggatttttctgtgcttctGAAGATGGCTTCTCCTTGAGAACGACtttccacattctgaacagcaatgaggtttttcaccTGTGTGGATacttctgtgcctctgaagatcGCTTCTCCTTGAGAACGACtttccacattctgaacagcaatgaggtttttctcctgtgtggatctTCGTATGCTTATTAATATCACATTTCTGTGTGAATTTTTTACCACATTCCaagcaacatttttttccagtgtgaacttggatttctttctccacttgctGTCGATCATTTTTGATGGCTTCTATCTGTGTTACTCCAGCAGCAGGGAgagaactgcactgcaaaaaggCTGCTGTCAGGTTCTCAGATCCTCTTGCTGATTTCTTCATACCTTTCTCATTGTATTGAAGGGAGGGCTTACCAAATGAAGATGGAGAGAAGCTGccattcttctgtaaatctgaaatatttaaaatatttgtgttattattatattttttattttcctgacatgtttatccaaggtgacttacaacatttgagacacaattggttacatttctcttgtttttccaACTGAAGCACGggctggtcatgtgacttgctcgaGGTCACATGGTGACAATAGCTGAATTTGAATctacaacttcagggtttgatatCCAAATTCCTAACCACTACccgccttttaaaataaatgaaacagtacaaGTAAAGTGGTGTCACACTGGTTGGAGTTCCTTTGTCACACTGAGGTGCCATTTATGGTCTGGCCACTCCGTGTGTGGTATTTACATGTTCTGCTGCTGTCTGTTCAACTTCTCCACCTTTCTCTCATGTGAAAGACAGGCCTGAGCTGATTGATCGATCAAATTGACCACTCATACGCACTCGGAGCGATGGAGTACAGCCGAGACATCCAAAGAAGCTACCTACCAACAGAACTGCAGAATGCATGAAGAAATTGTCAATAAAGTGTTTTTAGTAAAATAAGACTTTTGATATTCTCATTGAACGTAATGCGATGTTGACCTAACACATGTCACAGCTTCAGTCAGAGCTTCATGATGTTCAAGTTATGCACTCAacactttagatttttccttattcacccaagtttttctaatttatcatttattaggtaACCTATTGTTTGTTATCATTTGCCCAAACAGGTGATCTTTATCCAAGATCAATTAACCGTGTTGTCCAATCTCATTTCAACcttctaaaaacatcaaaacaCCCACCATTAGAATTTAttgttctctttcttttatatttaatcacattactcacttattccaacactcccaggtgactcttctccttctctcccatttTCCTCTGTGATTTTCTCTTCCGACTCTGataactctgatttcagctctgcAGGATTCTCCTGTGTAGCCAGTCGTCCCGTATTAGTGGACCAGGGCAgtaaactggatggagattcttcacaggcctcttgcttgaaaatatcctcagtttcatgtttttgaagttcaagaccaacagagaaatcattcaaatcctcAGCTTTAATGGTAACAGTCACCCActtgcactcctcctcctcctttttaaaaactgaaattctttcttcgtgATCCTCGAGCTTCACACGCACATCCTCTGGTGTGAGccgctcacagtcctcttctttaatgtccaccgtTCTTTCATCCACTCCATCTTCTATGgcagaggccatgctctgtgggaaactcttctcagattcacttctcacatggacagccctgagctggaggccataagacacctcagtgtatggccatgtgaaatgggaaagccctgtgaaaataaaagtgtagaattaacttcataaagtcagtaaaaataatcagcacacttcagggtcacagtgccctccatgaggtttggttcaaagacacattttacttcattttctcattctgcctcacagtttaaaattacaaatcaaacaattcagatgtgatcaaagtgcactgcAGCCCTTCATTAAAggtgatttgcatacatttcagtgccaccatgtagatatgacaacactttatctaaacggcaccatcatgtttggacacagcaatggcaggtctattaaagccgtcatatttagggctttgttggATATCCTCGCTGGACTTGAACTGCACATCGGGAGCTTCTTTCTGTTAAGTTGTTATATTCTTTATCTTATAAATGAGCTTCTATTTGTGGGAATACGGGACTGCATCCCAACTGGGAGTAGGTCATTCTGGGTTTGAGGAGAGTGGGTTTGTAGGCGGTTACTTGTGACGGGTGTGCTTTATAggagagaagaataaaaagtgtGTTGCTAACATCAAAGGTGTTGTGTTGTTATTAAAGTTTAACATTCATAGTAGAGGATGGCTGATAATTATAGAATCCTGCCTGCATTTGACATGAGAAAGAAATACGAGAGCTTTAATATAATATAAGATTTAATATGGACACGggttactgagcttagaaataaaaaaaagcacttgGGGTTATATCATCGATTTGGAGAAGAGATAAATTCCACAtcaaatcatcacacttttggacctcatcatcacagatttcaacaaaaaacaaattttctggACATGTTCATCACATTAAAGGTAGCATTAGTGAAAAACTGGCCAAATGCATAAAATAGGGGTTTTGCAATTGAAATTTCTTTTACTACCTCAAAATTAACTTTGTTAAAACAGAACCTGCTCAATTTTCTTCACTTCTCACCTACCTCTTGccgaaaaaaatattgatcagccttgaggactcagacagcatttctgtaacatagaaaaccattttaaagtccctccctttcaaagatcccagaggactgtggaaaaagtcaacatctcagaaaaggagtggaaggcagcaatgcagagaattcattcaagcCCCATATgtgcttatccatccatccattttctaacccgctgaatctgaatacagggtcacgggggtctgctggagccaatcccagccaacacagggcacaaggcaggaaccaatccttggcagggtgccaacccaccacaggacacacacaaacacacccacacccacagcatacactagggtcaatttagaatcgccaatccacctaacccgcatgtctttggatcgtgggaggaaaccggagcgcccggaggaaacccacgcagacacggggagaacatacaattattcaactcaaaattatacatcgAGCACTCTACAGgcagttgtagacccgcagttacagacccggaagtgacgtctctgtCGTTTTAGGACTGACTTCtttaaattacttttggaaggttttgaCAGATCTTGGGAATGCCCGGAAAGTAAtcagaaattaagcgataaaaatgagaaggacaaacagtacatcaaaacaaataaaacgcatcattgtgaagttcagagggtttctgccatcacgtcgtgtcacacatcaaactaaacaatacggctcgtttctgtgaaatatcaATATTAACATTTATGTTGTGTTGGGGTCTGTGgaaaccatttaacatgtcgacaaaattaaaatcatcaagatctgtgttcattaaaaatagttttttgtttacattcatgaaaccaaatatacaatataattacactGTTTGCACCATGTtagtttagtaaaacatttataataaaagtgattacgtttttttaaagtgtactaGGCATGTGTGCagtattgttctaaaccaatttacaATAAAcgtttaagccaatctaatattttaaaacatgtatgtgaagaaaatgacaatacatgttctacactgaattatgctatatattaattgccttatacAGAActactctagtttttgtcacttattattataaacgatgggccatcaaaagacaaaaaataaaaatactaataagaacacaatttatttctatagcaccctgcccagaattcataaagaacaacaggaccgatataacattggctacaaataatatctcactaaatcaagataaatacaggatatacaaaacaaacaaatagaataaaagacaataatgcagactaaaatacaatatataatactacaaaaaatcttgaacaaataacataaattgtaataaaaattcaaacagacAGAGGGGGTCAACTGACAGAAGGGgccgaatgtcaggtctgtttaatgtcctcctaaacaaatgaatggagtcagctgatgtcattaacTTCAGGAGGTCAGTGcacagtcagggcgctatatacagctgaaggccctgctgtcacccacagagtgccagttagtgaggggcacagaatgagaggaccttagtgggcaggtcaacaacagaatttgatattcagtcctgtaagacacagggagcagtgaaggtgcagcaggatggctgggatgtgctcgctgttggtggTCCATGTCAGGACTTttacagttgagttttgaatcagctggagctgtgatacaagattattataaaattaagatacttattatataataaattaagGTATAAGGGTTGCCCTGGACAGGACATAAGctacatagggtctgacaatgggtccaaggatttcatcccgatacgtaatggcagtcaaggtgccgttgtctagcctgtagaggtctctgCGTCCCTCCATAGATATGCCACTCCagtctgaccatcactgacccaccaccaacccagtcatgctgaacgatgttacaggcagcataacgctctctgcagcttctccagaccctttcacgtctgtcacatgtgctcaggatgaacctgatctcatctgtgaaaagcacatggcaccagtggtggacctgccaatcctggtattctatggcaaataccaGTTGAGCTCCActgtgcccactagaggatgtcgggccctcaggctaccctcatgaagtctgttttttattgtttgctcagagacattcaaaccagtggcctgcctgctggagatcattttgtatgttctgccagtgctcatcctgttcctccggtcctgctgatggtttaaggACCTTCTCTGGCCTGTCCAGCTCTcgtag
This genomic window from Polypterus senegalus isolate Bchr_013 chromosome 4, ASM1683550v1, whole genome shotgun sequence contains:
- the LOC120528469 gene encoding zinc finger protein 184-like isoform X2, which encodes MASAIEDGVDERTVDIKEEDCERLTPEDVRVKLEDHEERISVFKKEEEECKWVTVTIKAEDLNDFSVGLELQKHETEDIFKQEACEESPSSLLPWSTNTGRLATQENPAELKSELSESEEKITEENGREGEESPGSVGINLQKNGSFSPSSFGKPSLQYNEKGMKKSARGSENLTAAFLQCSSLPAAGVTQIEAIKNDRQQVEKEIQVHTGKKCCLECGKKFTQKCDINKHTKIHTGEKPHCCSECGKSFSRRSDLQRHRSIHTGEKPHCCSECGKSFSRRSHLQKHRKIHTGEKPHCCPECHKSFSQISHLQTHRRIHTGEKPHSCPECGKLFSQISVLKKHRRIHTGEKPDCC
- the LOC120528469 gene encoding uncharacterized protein LOC120528469 isoform X3, with product MASAIEDGVDERTVDIKEEDCERLTPEDVRVKLEDHEERISVFKKEEEECKWVTVTIKAEDLNDFSVGLELQKHETEDIFKQEACEESPSSLLPWSTNTGRLATQENPAELKSELSESEEKITEENGREGEESPGSVGINLQKNGSFSPPSFGQPSLQYKEKGMKKSARGSENQRTAFLQCSSLPATGVTQTEAIKTDQHQVEEEIQIHTETAGGNTE